A single region of the Portunus trituberculatus isolate SZX2019 chromosome 29, ASM1759143v1, whole genome shotgun sequence genome encodes:
- the LOC123510582 gene encoding balbiani ring protein 3-like: MRIVLLLTLVVALCHGFTQNCPAKSRAEKKFWYKQSLVTHCNRPTDSLVQLKVPDGYDYVKPSVVKINQCSGLFCSEYPMKCVARSFQTKTVQVEAFRRGSHSPTCVDVSLQEHTACGCSCDRTTCEPNEVFDDETCSCVCDPRRKRQCDARLAKNAEVRWSESLRLPVYPPY; this comes from the exons ATGAGGATCGTGCTGTTACTGACGCTGGTGGTAGCGCTGTGCCAcg GATTTACTCAAAATTGCCCGGCTAAGAGTAGAGCTGAGAAGAAGTTTTGGTACAAGCAGTCACTTGTCACGCATTGCAACAGGCCCACAGATTCCTTGGTTCAACTGAAGGTTCCTGATGGATATGACTAT GTGAAGCCCAGCGTGGTCAAGATCAACCAGTGCTCAGGTCTCTTCTGCTCTGAATACCCGATGAAGTGCGTGGCAAGGAGTTTCCAAACCAAGACCGTGCAA gtGGAAGCCTTTAGAAGAGGAAGTCACTCACCCACGTGTGTAGATGTCTCCTTGCAGGAACACACTGCCTGCGGGTGTAGCTGTGACAGGACTACTTGTGAGCCTAACGAG GTTTTTGATGATGAGACTTGCTCTTGTGTCTGTGACCCACGCCGTAAGCGTCAGTGCGATGCTAGGCTGGCTAAGAATGCCGAAGTGCGTTGGTCAGAGAGCCTGCGCCTGCCTGTGTATCCACCGTATTGA